The window CCGTCCAGCCGCGCGCGGCCAGGTAGCGGGCGGCGATCTCCTCGCCCCGGTCGCCGAGCGGCTTGGTGGCCCGGCGCGACGGGCGGAGCGGCCCGCTGGTGCCCATCCCGCCGCGCCCGGTCAGCGGACGCCGGCCGGCGCCAGCGAGGGGCTGAGCGTCCGCCCGATGGCCTCGGCGATGAGCGCGATCTGCTCCATCATCTCCCCGAACTGGTCCGGATAGAGCGACTGGGCCCCGTCGGACATAGCGCGCTCGGGGTCCGGGTGCACCTCAATCATCAACCCGTCGGCGCCGGCGGCCACGGCGGCGCGCGCCATGGGGATCACCATGGCGCGGACACCCGTCCCGTGGCTCGGGTCCGCGACGATGGGGAGGTGCGAGAGACCCTTCACCACCGGGATGGCGGTCAGGTCCAGGAGGTTGCGGGTCTGCTGCGAGTCGAAGCCGCGCACGCCGCGCTCGCAGAGGATCACCCGCCGGTTCCCCTCCGCCAGGATGTACTCGGCGGACATCAGGAACTCCGTGATCGTCGCCGACATCCCGCGCTTGAGCAGCACCGGCTTCCCCGACCGTCCGGCCAGGCGGAGCAGCGAGAAGTTCTGCATGTTGCGCGCGCCGATCTGGATCACGTCGGCGTACTTCACCACCAGGGCCAGGCTCTCCGGGTCGATCGCCTCGGTGACGATCGCCATCCCGGTCTCATCGCGCGCGCGGGCCAGCAGCTTCAGCCCGTCCTCCGCCATCCCCTGGAAGGAGTACGGCGAGGTGCGGGGCTTGAAGGCGCCGCCCCGCAGCACGGTGGCGCCCGCGTCGCGGAGCCGCTGCGCGACCCCGATGATCTGCGCCTCCGACTCCACCGAGCACGGCCCGGCCATCACCGCCACCTCGTCGCCGCCGATGCGGGTGCCGTTCTCCAGCTCGATGATGGTGGGCTCCGGCGACCACTCGCGCGAGACCTGCTTGTACGGCTGCGAGACGTGGATCACCTGGAGG of the Longimicrobiaceae bacterium genome contains:
- the aroF gene encoding 3-deoxy-7-phosphoheptulonate synthase, with protein sequence MLVVMRHDATEEEIRGVVDTIHELGYEACPIPGKQRTAVGLIGNDGKVPADRIEALAGVLQVIHVSQPYKQVSREWSPEPTIIELENGTRIGGDEVAVMAGPCSVESEAQIIGVAQRLRDAGATVLRGGAFKPRTSPYSFQGMAEDGLKLLARARDETGMAIVTEAIDPESLALVVKYADVIQIGARNMQNFSLLRLAGRSGKPVLLKRGMSATITEFLMSAEYILAEGNRRVILCERGVRGFDSQQTRNLLDLTAIPVVKGLSHLPIVADPSHGTGVRAMVIPMARAAVAAGADGLMIEVHPDPERAMSDGAQSLYPDQFGEMMEQIALIAEAIGRTLSPSLAPAGVR